In Streptomyces sp. NBC_00448, the following are encoded in one genomic region:
- a CDS encoding D-arabinono-1,4-lactone oxidase encodes MSRTGAAPAATSSTTAPAKAREWRNWAGNVSARPGRVAAPASVDELAAAIRKAAADGLRVKAVGSGHSFTAAAATDGLLVRPEGLTAIRSIDAAAGTVTVEAGVQLRQLNAALAAAGLSLRNMGDIMEQTVAGATSTGTHGTGRDSASIAAQIVALDLVTADGSVLTCSAEQNPEVFAAARLGLGALGVVSTLTFAVEPLFLLTAREEPMTFDRVTADFDRLVAENEHFEFYWFPHTEGCNTKRNNRSTGPAAPVPAVRGWIDDELLSNGVFQAACALGRVAPSAIPGIAKLSSRALSARTYTDIAYKVFTSPRRVRFVEMEYAVPREAAVQVLRELKATVERSDLRISFPVEVRVAPADDIALSTASGRDSAYVAVHMYRGSRYQEYFTAVERIMTAAGGRPHWGKMHTRDAEYLRAAYPRFEEFTALRDRLDPERLFGNDYLRRVLGS; translated from the coding sequence ATGAGCCGGACCGGAGCAGCACCCGCGGCCACGAGCAGCACGACGGCACCCGCGAAGGCGAGGGAGTGGCGTAACTGGGCGGGCAACGTCTCGGCGCGGCCCGGGCGGGTCGCCGCGCCCGCGTCCGTGGACGAACTGGCCGCGGCGATACGGAAGGCCGCCGCGGACGGGCTGCGGGTGAAGGCGGTCGGCTCCGGCCACTCCTTCACCGCGGCGGCGGCCACCGACGGGCTGCTGGTGCGGCCCGAGGGGCTCACCGCGATCAGGTCGATCGACGCGGCGGCCGGCACCGTCACCGTGGAGGCCGGGGTCCAACTGCGGCAGCTCAACGCGGCGCTGGCCGCGGCGGGCCTGTCGCTGCGGAACATGGGCGACATCATGGAGCAGACGGTGGCCGGCGCCACCAGCACCGGCACGCACGGCACCGGTCGCGACTCCGCCTCGATCGCCGCGCAGATCGTCGCGCTCGACCTGGTGACCGCCGACGGGTCGGTGCTGACCTGCTCGGCCGAGCAGAACCCCGAGGTGTTCGCCGCCGCCCGGCTCGGGCTGGGCGCGCTCGGCGTGGTCAGCACCCTCACCTTCGCGGTGGAGCCGCTGTTCCTGCTCACCGCGCGGGAGGAGCCGATGACCTTCGACCGGGTGACCGCGGACTTCGACCGGCTCGTCGCGGAGAACGAGCACTTCGAGTTCTACTGGTTCCCGCACACCGAGGGCTGCAACACCAAGCGCAACAACCGCAGTACGGGCCCGGCCGCGCCGGTGCCCGCGGTGCGCGGCTGGATCGACGACGAACTGCTCTCCAACGGCGTCTTCCAGGCCGCGTGCGCGCTCGGCAGGGTGGCGCCGTCGGCGATCCCGGGGATCGCGAAGCTCTCCAGCCGCGCGCTGTCCGCCCGGACGTACACCGACATCGCGTACAAGGTCTTCACCAGCCCGCGCCGGGTGCGGTTCGTGGAGATGGAGTACGCGGTGCCGCGGGAGGCCGCGGTGCAGGTGCTGCGGGAGTTGAAGGCCACCGTGGAGCGGTCCGACCTGCGGATCAGCTTCCCGGTGGAGGTGCGGGTGGCGCCGGCCGACGACATCGCGCTGTCCACGGCGTCCGGCCGGGACAGCGCCTACGTGGCGGTGCACATGTACCGGGGCAGCCGCTACCAGGAGTACTTCACCGCGGTCGAGCGGATCATGACGGCGGCGGGCGGGCGGCCGCACTGGGGCAAGATGCACACCCGCGACGCGGAGTACCTGCGGGCGGCCTACCCGCGCTTCGAGGAGTTCACCGCGCTGCGCGACCGGCTCGACCCCGAGCGGCTGTTCGGGAACGACTACCTGCGGCGGGTGCTGGGTTCGTAG
- a CDS encoding MFS transporter: MTSPYRAIYRTPGAVAFSLAGLVGRMPLSMLGIGIVTMVSQVTGRYGLAGALSATLALSGAASGPRISRMVDRYGQRRVLRPVCAVSVVSVAGLLACVRAGAPDWAYFVCVLGAGTTPSTGAMVRARWSEILRGTPEKLHTAYSVEAVVDEIVFIVGPILSVGLSTGWFAEAGPLLAAVFLAVGVLALTALRGTEPVPHADAHQSGGSVLAAPGLAVLVGVFVGTGAMFGAVEVVTVAFADERGHKALASVVLATYALGSCVAGLVFGLSRPRGTIAGRFRLGIALMAVSMIPPLLVGNLWFLALALFFSGLTIAPTMVNAMGLVEQLVPRGRLTEGITWTSTGLAVGVAAGAALAGRVIDAHGASAAFWVCTFAAVFAAAVAFLGYRRLRPAPDREEQDHDEPDRSSTRGHEQHDGTREGEGVA; encoded by the coding sequence GTGACCAGCCCTTACCGAGCGATCTACCGGACCCCGGGCGCGGTGGCCTTCAGCCTGGCCGGACTGGTCGGCCGGATGCCGTTGTCGATGCTGGGCATCGGCATAGTGACGATGGTCTCCCAGGTGACCGGGCGGTACGGCCTGGCGGGCGCGCTGTCGGCGACGCTGGCGCTGTCCGGCGCGGCGAGCGGCCCGCGCATCTCCCGCATGGTGGACCGGTACGGACAGCGGCGGGTGCTGCGCCCGGTCTGCGCGGTGAGCGTGGTGTCGGTGGCCGGGCTGCTGGCGTGCGTCCGGGCCGGGGCGCCGGACTGGGCGTACTTCGTGTGCGTGCTGGGTGCCGGGACCACCCCGAGCACCGGCGCCATGGTGCGGGCCCGCTGGTCGGAGATCCTGCGCGGCACCCCGGAGAAACTGCACACCGCGTACTCGGTCGAGGCGGTGGTGGACGAGATCGTCTTCATCGTCGGCCCCATCCTGTCGGTGGGGCTGAGCACCGGCTGGTTCGCCGAGGCCGGGCCGCTGCTGGCGGCGGTGTTCCTGGCCGTCGGGGTGCTGGCGCTGACCGCGCTGCGGGGCACCGAGCCGGTTCCGCACGCGGACGCGCACCAGTCCGGCGGGTCGGTGCTGGCCGCGCCGGGGCTGGCGGTGCTGGTCGGGGTCTTCGTGGGCACCGGTGCGATGTTCGGCGCGGTGGAGGTGGTCACGGTCGCGTTCGCCGACGAGCGCGGCCACAAGGCGCTGGCCAGTGTGGTGCTGGCGACGTACGCGCTCGGTTCGTGCGTCGCCGGGCTGGTGTTCGGGCTGAGCCGGCCGCGCGGGACGATCGCCGGGCGGTTCCGGCTGGGCATCGCGCTGATGGCGGTGAGTATGATCCCGCCACTACTGGTCGGGAACTTGTGGTTCCTGGCCTTGGCGCTGTTCTTCTCCGGCCTGACCATCGCCCCCACGATGGTGAACGCCATGGGCCTGGTCGAACAGCTGGTACCCCGGGGGCGGTTGACCGAGGGCATCACGTGGACCAGCACGGGTCTCGCGGTCGGCGTCGCCGCCGGTGCCGCGCTCGCCGGTCGGGTGATCGACGCGCACGGCGCCTCGGCCGCCTTCTGGGTGTGCACCTTCGCCGCGGTCTTCGCGGCGGCGGTGGCGTTCCTCGGCTATCGCCGGCTGCGGCCGGCACCGGATCGGGAGGAGCAGGACCACGATGAGCCGGACCGGAGCAGCACCCGCGGCCACGAGCAGCACGACGGCACCCGCGAAGGCGAGGGAGTGGCGTAA
- a CDS encoding ferrochelatase has product MPDQRDPLAAPDRTARPEPPDAGPYDALLLLSFGGPEGPDDVVPFLENVTRGRGIPRERLKEVGKHYFLFGGVSPINAQNRELLDALRKEFADHGLELPVYWGNRNWAPYLTDTLREIADAGHRRVLVLATSAYASYSGCRQYRENLAASLAVLAEEGRPALRVDKLRHYFNHPGFVGPMTDHTLAALAELPEEVRGGARLAFTTHSIPTAAADTSGPVEGHGDGGAYVAQHLDTARQVAERVRAATGVDRPWQLVYQSRSGAPHIPWLEPDICDHLEREHADGAPAVVMVPIGFVSDHMEVKYDLDTEAAAKAAELGLPVARAATVGADPRFAAAVRDLVLERAATERGPAPARCALGALGPSHDVCPAGCCPAAGRQPSRPAAAGTD; this is encoded by the coding sequence ATGCCTGATCAGCGTGACCCGCTCGCCGCGCCGGACCGAACCGCCCGACCGGAGCCGCCGGACGCCGGCCCGTACGACGCCCTGCTGCTGCTCTCCTTCGGCGGACCGGAGGGACCGGACGACGTGGTGCCGTTCCTGGAGAACGTCACCCGGGGCCGCGGCATCCCGCGCGAGCGGCTGAAGGAGGTCGGCAAGCACTACTTCCTGTTCGGCGGGGTCAGTCCGATCAACGCGCAGAACCGCGAGCTGCTGGACGCGCTCCGCAAGGAGTTCGCCGACCACGGCCTGGAACTGCCGGTGTACTGGGGCAACCGGAACTGGGCGCCCTATCTGACGGACACGCTGCGCGAGATCGCCGACGCCGGGCACCGCCGGGTGCTGGTGCTGGCCACCAGCGCCTACGCCTCCTACTCCGGCTGCCGCCAGTACCGGGAGAACCTGGCCGCCTCGCTCGCGGTGCTCGCCGAGGAGGGCCGCCCCGCGCTGCGGGTCGACAAGCTGCGGCACTACTTCAACCACCCCGGCTTCGTCGGGCCGATGACCGACCACACGCTCGCCGCGCTCGCCGAACTGCCCGAGGAGGTGCGCGGCGGCGCCCGCCTGGCCTTCACCACGCACTCCATCCCGACCGCCGCGGCCGACACCTCCGGCCCCGTCGAGGGCCACGGCGACGGCGGCGCGTACGTCGCCCAGCACCTCGACACCGCCCGGCAGGTGGCCGAGCGGGTCCGCGCGGCCACCGGCGTGGACCGCCCGTGGCAGCTCGTCTACCAGTCCCGCAGCGGCGCCCCGCACATCCCCTGGCTGGAGCCGGACATCTGCGACCACCTGGAGCGCGAGCACGCCGACGGCGCCCCCGCGGTGGTCATGGTGCCCATCGGCTTCGTCTCCGACCACATGGAGGTCAAGTACGACCTCGACACCGAGGCGGCGGCCAAGGCCGCGGAGCTCGGACTGCCGGTCGCCCGCGCCGCCACGGTGGGCGCCGATCCGCGGTTCGCCGCCGCCGTGCGCGACCTGGTGCTGGAGCGCGCCGCGACCGAGCGCGGTCCGGCCCCGGCCCGCTGCGCGCTCGGCGCGCTGGGCCCGAGCCATGACGTGTGCCCCGCGGGCTGCTGCCCGGCCGCCGGCCGGCAGCCGTCGCGGCCCGCCGCCGCAGGAACCGACTGA
- a CDS encoding inositol monophosphatase family protein, with protein sequence MSTPANGPAGPDQPPATGPAGPAATGEDAELLGIALEAARRAGALLRDGRPADLGVAATKSSPIDVVTEMDIAAEKLITAYIGRLRPEDGFLGEEGASSEGTSGVRWVIDPLDGTVNYLYGLPSWSVSIAAERDGETVVGVVAAPMRRETYQAVLGGGAYVEGVRAHCRPAPDFEHALVATGFSYLRERRVAMAEVIKGLLPQVRDIRRGGSAAIDLADVGCGRLDAYYERGLNPWDLAAGDLFAREAGALTGGRPGEAPSGELTLAAPPGLFEPLQRRLDELGAWHD encoded by the coding sequence ATGAGCACACCCGCCAACGGCCCGGCCGGCCCGGACCAGCCGCCCGCCACCGGCCCGGCCGGCCCCGCCGCCACCGGCGAGGACGCCGAACTCCTGGGCATCGCCCTGGAGGCCGCCCGCAGGGCCGGCGCCCTGCTGCGTGACGGCCGCCCCGCCGACCTGGGCGTGGCCGCCACCAAGTCCAGCCCGATCGACGTCGTGACCGAGATGGACATCGCCGCCGAGAAGCTGATCACCGCCTACATCGGGCGGCTGCGCCCCGAGGACGGCTTCCTCGGCGAGGAGGGCGCGAGCAGCGAGGGCACCAGCGGCGTGCGCTGGGTGATCGACCCGCTGGACGGCACCGTGAACTACCTCTACGGCCTGCCCTCCTGGTCGGTGAGCATCGCCGCGGAACGGGACGGCGAGACGGTGGTCGGCGTCGTGGCGGCCCCGATGCGCCGCGAGACCTACCAGGCGGTGCTCGGCGGCGGCGCCTACGTCGAGGGCGTCCGGGCGCACTGCCGCCCCGCCCCGGACTTCGAGCACGCGCTCGTCGCCACCGGTTTCAGCTACCTGCGCGAGCGCCGGGTCGCGATGGCCGAGGTGATCAAGGGGCTGCTGCCGCAGGTCCGCGACATCCGGCGCGGCGGCTCGGCGGCGATCGACCTGGCCGACGTCGGCTGCGGCCGCCTGGACGCGTACTACGAGCGCGGCCTGAACCCGTGGGACCTCGCCGCCGGGGACCTCTTCGCCCGCGAGGCCGGCGCCCTCACCGGCGGCCGCCCGGGCGAGGCGCCCTCCGGTGAGCTCACCCTGGCCGCGCCGCCCGGCCTCTTCGAACCGCTCCAGCGCCGCCTGGACGAGCTGGGCGCCTGGCACGACTGA